In Bacillus sp. NP247, one DNA window encodes the following:
- a CDS encoding VOC family protein: protein MSNTNQKITTFLMFEGKAEEAMDFYTSLFDQSEIVNISRYDEKGPGKEGTVIHATFTLNGQEFMCIDSYVKHDFTFTPAMSLYVTCETEEEIETVFNKLAQDGAILMPLGAYPFSKKFGWLNDKYGVSWQLTLAE, encoded by the coding sequence ATGAGTAATACAAATCAAAAAATCACTACGTTTTTAATGTTTGAGGGAAAAGCTGAAGAAGCGATGGATTTTTATACATCGTTATTTGATCAATCAGAAATTGTAAACATCTCTCGTTACGATGAAAAGGGACCTGGTAAAGAGGGAACTGTAATTCATGCAACATTCACGTTAAATGGTCAAGAATTCATGTGTATCGATAGTTATGTAAAGCATGATTTTACATTCACTCCGGCTATGTCACTTTATGTAACTTGTGAAACGGAAGAAGAAATTGAAACTGTTTTTAATAAGTTAGCACAAGATGGAGCAATTCTTATGCCTTTAGGTGCTTATCCATTTAGTAAAAAGTTTGGTTGGTTAAATGATAAGTATGGTGTGTCTTGGCAGTTAACACTTGCTGAATAA
- a CDS encoding ABC transporter permease → MIRRMLKRDFSQNKMIITILFMFIMLSSLLMASASSNVINLLNSMDQLFKVSNAPHFVQMHAGEINQKSIDSFVAKTPFVKKQQTAEMVQIGESNIFIKKKNQAEHNNVMDISFVKQNTIFDFLLDLNNELIDVRKGEIGVPIYYMQKYNLRIGDKIWVVKNNNELEFTISAFVRDVQMNPSLVSSKRFVISDEDFERIKGNFRESEYLIEFQLTDLNKINEFETLYQSSNLPQKGPSITYSLFKTLNSLTDGIIAAVLIIISALLMLIAILCIRFTIMTSMEEDYREIGVMKAIGIQSKDIQKLYVTKYVVISAIGCICGYILSLFVTKIFTSNIALYMGTANKSILYYVVPLIVTTLLFLAVILFCRIILRNFRRITAIDALRSRDKLGKRKIRRFFSLSQTKITNVNIFIGIQDVVKHFKLYRVLSIVLIIAVFMIVVPVNFLYTIQSPKFVNYMGTGKSDIRIDLQQSENIEKRFKDVISYIRNDEEVEKYAAFVTSTFKMVKADSTNGNLNVEVGDFTQFPIEYVKGMAPKNENEIALSYMNADELKKTIGDEIVLFVEGKEKMLTISGIYQDVTNGGKTAKASFSYNKENILWYVVNVDMKPKVNLQEKVKEYKQNFNSAKITDTDNYLSQTLGETIKQLRLVTQVAILIAILISVLITAMFFKMLLVKDSSQILIMKSIGFSYKDIRIQYVTRSIAIVLVGILTGTFIAATFGETLISWLGSFMGAAHIKFVVNPIISYVVCPAILFISVTAATLFSSFTVKQTSDLKLNGE, encoded by the coding sequence ATGATTAGGAGAATGTTAAAAAGAGATTTCTCTCAAAATAAAATGATAATTACCATTTTATTTATGTTTATCATGTTATCAAGTCTTTTAATGGCTAGTGCTTCAAGTAATGTTATAAATCTATTGAACTCGATGGATCAATTGTTTAAAGTATCAAACGCACCGCACTTCGTACAAATGCATGCCGGAGAAATAAATCAAAAGTCAATCGATTCATTTGTAGCGAAAACTCCTTTTGTAAAAAAACAGCAAACAGCTGAGATGGTTCAAATAGGCGAATCTAACATTTTTATAAAGAAGAAAAATCAAGCGGAACATAATAATGTAATGGACATTAGCTTCGTTAAGCAAAATACTATTTTTGACTTTTTATTAGATTTAAATAATGAATTGATCGATGTTAGGAAAGGGGAAATAGGTGTACCAATTTATTATATGCAAAAATATAATTTGCGTATTGGAGATAAAATTTGGGTTGTTAAAAATAATAATGAGCTAGAATTTACTATTTCGGCATTTGTTCGTGATGTTCAAATGAACCCATCACTTGTTAGTTCAAAACGATTTGTAATAAGCGATGAAGACTTCGAAAGAATAAAGGGGAATTTTAGAGAAAGTGAATATCTTATTGAATTCCAGCTAACAGATTTAAATAAAATAAATGAATTTGAAACTTTATACCAGTCATCAAACTTACCTCAAAAAGGTCCCTCTATTACGTATTCACTCTTTAAAACACTCAATTCATTAACAGATGGAATAATAGCTGCAGTACTTATCATAATAAGTGCATTATTAATGCTAATCGCGATTTTATGTATTAGATTTACGATTATGACTTCAATGGAAGAAGATTATCGGGAAATTGGTGTTATGAAAGCTATCGGCATTCAAAGTAAAGATATTCAAAAACTATATGTAACAAAATATGTTGTTATTTCCGCTATCGGATGTATATGTGGATATATCCTTTCGTTATTTGTTACAAAAATATTTACCTCTAACATCGCACTTTATATGGGGACAGCTAATAAAAGTATTTTATATTATGTTGTGCCATTGATAGTCACAACATTGTTATTTCTAGCCGTTATCCTTTTTTGCCGCATCATTTTGCGGAATTTCAGGAGAATTACAGCAATAGACGCTTTACGATCAAGAGATAAACTAGGAAAAAGAAAGATTAGAAGGTTTTTTTCTCTCTCTCAAACTAAAATTACAAATGTAAATATATTTATTGGTATACAAGATGTAGTAAAACACTTTAAGTTATATCGCGTATTAAGTATCGTTTTAATCATAGCCGTGTTCATGATTGTTGTACCTGTTAACTTTTTGTATACGATTCAGTCACCGAAGTTTGTAAATTACATGGGAACAGGAAAAAGTGATATTCGAATAGATTTACAGCAATCTGAAAATATAGAGAAACGATTTAAGGACGTAATTTCATATATACGAAATGATGAAGAAGTAGAAAAATATGCAGCATTTGTAACGAGTACATTTAAAATGGTGAAAGCTGATAGTACAAATGGAAATTTAAATGTAGAAGTGGGAGACTTCACCCAATTTCCAATAGAATATGTTAAAGGTATGGCACCAAAAAATGAAAATGAGATCGCTCTCTCTTATATGAACGCAGATGAATTAAAAAAGACTATAGGGGATGAAATCGTTTTATTTGTAGAAGGAAAAGAGAAAATGCTAACTATTAGTGGTATATATCAAGATGTAACGAATGGAGGGAAAACAGCTAAAGCGAGTTTTTCTTACAATAAAGAAAATATATTATGGTACGTAGTAAATGTAGATATGAAACCCAAAGTGAATCTGCAAGAAAAAGTGAAGGAGTATAAACAAAATTTTAATTCTGCAAAAATAACAGATACGGATAATTATTTATCTCAAACTTTAGGAGAGACGATTAAACAGTTAAGACTCGTGACACAAGTGGCAATTTTGATTGCTATATTGATATCGGTTTTAATAACTGCGATGTTTTTTAAAATGTTATTGGTAAAAGATTCTTCGCAAATATTAATTATGAAAAGTATCGGGTTTTCCTACAAAGATATTCGTATACAATATGTTACTCGTTCTATTGCTATAGTATTAGTAGGTATTTTAACAGGGACATTTATAGCTGCTACGTTTGGAGAAACACTAATAAGCTGGTTAGGTTCATTTATGGGAGCAGCTCACATAAAGTTTGTTGTTAATCCGATCATTTCTTATGTAGTATGTCCAGCTATTTTATTTATATCTGTGACCGCAGCAACACTTTTCAGTAGTTTTACAGTGAAACAAACAAGTGATTTAAAGCTAAATGGGGAGTAG
- a CDS encoding ABC transporter ATP-binding protein, giving the protein MKKILEVKQLNKKYAMDGNKTYHMLKNINLEIYEGEFISVMGPSGSGKSTLLYNISGMDRMSSGSVKVDSKEITCMKEEALAKLRLSEMGFIFQQSNLLRNLNLFDNIVLPAYLAKVESRKIINKRALELMKKTGISQIATNNITEASGGELQRVSICRALINKPNIIFADEPTGALNLKATEEVMDILANINRMGTTIMLVTHDVKVAAKTERVLFMVDGEIVSEIQMGKYRKDDLKVREEKLLKWLTVLGF; this is encoded by the coding sequence TTGAAAAAAATTTTAGAAGTAAAACAATTAAATAAAAAATACGCAATGGATGGAAATAAAACTTACCATATGTTAAAAAATATAAACTTAGAGATTTATGAGGGAGAGTTTATATCGGTCATGGGACCTTCTGGTTCAGGGAAATCGACGTTACTATATAATATTAGCGGAATGGATCGAATGTCATCAGGAAGTGTGAAAGTTGATAGTAAAGAAATAACATGTATGAAAGAAGAGGCGTTAGCAAAATTACGACTCAGCGAAATGGGATTTATTTTTCAACAGAGCAATCTTCTTAGAAATTTGAATCTTTTTGATAATATAGTTTTGCCTGCGTATTTAGCAAAAGTTGAGAGCAGGAAAATAATAAATAAACGTGCACTTGAATTGATGAAGAAAACGGGAATTAGTCAAATTGCAACTAATAATATAACTGAAGCATCAGGAGGAGAATTACAAAGGGTATCTATTTGTAGAGCGCTCATAAATAAACCTAATATTATTTTTGCTGACGAACCAACGGGTGCTTTGAATTTAAAAGCGACAGAAGAGGTAATGGATATTTTAGCAAATATAAACCGTATGGGAACTACAATTATGCTAGTTACTCATGACGTAAAGGTAGCAGCTAAAACAGAAAGAGTTCTTTTTATGGTGGACGGAGAAATTGTTAGCGAAATACAGATGGGTAAGTATAGAAAAGATGATTTGAAGGTGCGAGAAGAGAAATTGTTAAAATGGTTAACTGTACTTGGATTTTAA
- a CDS encoding bifunctional 2-polyprenyl-6-hydroxyphenol methylase/3-demethylubiquinol 3-O-methyltransferase UbiG, whose protein sequence is MKNETLRTQEDILKMLDSLLRPAEPFWNEFYVNREKDVPFFENVPDENLVSYIQKESVSKGKVLELGCGPGRNAIYLANEGFDVTAVDLSIEGINWAKERALEKGIEIHFICDSIFNLGAQNEFDFVYDSGCLHHIPPHRRMNYVDLINNSLKSGGYFGLTCFAAGDLDERNGSEITDWDVYRGWSLQGGLAYSEEKLREVFKEFEVIEIRKMKQIEQPNEMFGESFLWTALFKKK, encoded by the coding sequence ATGAAAAATGAAACGCTACGTACACAAGAAGATATATTAAAAATGCTTGATTCATTATTAAGACCTGCAGAACCATTTTGGAATGAATTTTATGTGAATAGAGAAAAAGATGTTCCGTTTTTTGAAAATGTCCCAGATGAGAATCTAGTTTCGTATATACAAAAAGAGAGTGTTTCAAAAGGGAAAGTATTAGAACTTGGATGTGGTCCAGGAAGAAATGCAATTTATTTAGCGAATGAGGGATTTGATGTAACAGCAGTAGATTTATCTATAGAAGGTATTAATTGGGCGAAAGAGAGGGCATTAGAAAAAGGAATAGAAATTCACTTTATTTGTGATTCAATTTTTAATTTAGGTGCTCAAAATGAATTTGATTTCGTATACGATTCGGGCTGTTTGCATCACATTCCACCGCATAGAAGAATGAATTATGTCGATTTAATTAATAACTCATTGAAATCTGGTGGTTATTTCGGATTAACATGTTTTGCAGCAGGTGATCTGGATGAACGAAATGGATCAGAAATAACAGATTGGGATGTATATAGGGGTTGGAGTTTACAAGGTGGACTGGCATATTCGGAAGAAAAGTTAAGAGAAGTATTTAAAGAATTTGAAGTAATTGAAATTAGAAAGATGAAGCAAATTGAACAACCGAATGAAATGTTCGGAGAATCATTTCTTTGGACAGCATTATTTAAGAAGAAATAA